One part of the Ziziphus jujuba cultivar Dongzao chromosome 2, ASM3175591v1 genome encodes these proteins:
- the LOC107417724 gene encoding putative disease resistance protein RGA1, with amino-acid sequence MAEPICSIVAEGIIGWLRFEAVKEVGLLWGVNNELAGLQETFMTIKAVLLDAEEKQVHNHQVRTWLGRLEAIISDVDDLKDEFSYEAHRQQAMADSEVMKKVCTFFSTSNQVVFRHKRGHKIKAIKERLIAISDDKPFHLEEKVVTTGREPTHSYVPENEVIGRDRDGMAIMEILLDSNVDENVSVISIVGSGGLGKTTPTQLVYNDDKIKRHFDLRMWVYVSNDFNVKSLVEKIIKSATNRGLENLEMDQLQKLLQKEINGKRYLLVLDDIWIENHESWQNLKNLLKNCAPGSKIIITTHNIKVAESKSKMKPYILGRLDKDESWSLFKKVSFKHGQDPNDSTIIEIGKKIVENCGGIPLAIKTIGRMLYFKNPEKEWSPFLELEFSKLPQKENDILPTLKLSYDNLPLHLKHCFAICKLFPKGHEFSVEILINLWMALGYIKPSYPTKSLVDVGHEHFMDLLCRSFFQEIQGDILDKRCQMHDLMHGLATQVGGTEYVLWQPNKKSNFENDTRHVSFNFHLDSLQRIPTTVSKENRIRTILLLSQSSSIIEGRRGQSICDVVVSNFKFVRFLDLHNLEIRLTHLQTLSQFVLKDATSTSVRRRNGEVGELKDLMGLNNLIGELAIYNLGNGEDTRTANLREKQHLISLLLCWKSVDNSNMKDVDYEATLEGLQPHPELKLLVLQYYEGVKFSSWFQSLTTLEYFIVEYCMKCQYLPPLNQFLSLKLLHLRNVLGLEYISNDSFTSSSIAVLPSLESLFFIGLPNLKGWWKEEQVVVDSEEAQEDQGSSLGTLMSHIELSFPRLSDFNIYNCLKLSLLPLSPNIKLLSIQNNTWKAFQQAVMTRTQTTIKEVASSSSSLFHFSNLSKLALFEVEDLQCLPEWLKNITSLRTLAVSRCINLKCLSHSIQHLASSLQELTIEGCKELDMSHADDNGLTWHPMKSSLRSLVLTDLP; translated from the exons ATGGCGGAACCTATCTGTTCTATCGTTGCTGAGGGAATCATCGGGTGGTTACGTTTTGAAGCTGTGAAAGAAGTAGGATTGCTTTGGGGCGTAAACAATGAACTTGCAGGACTCCAAGAAACCTTTATGACCATCAAAGCAGTACTTCTTGATGCAGAGGAGAAGCAGGTCCATAACCATCAAGTTAGAACCTGGCTCGGAAGGCTTGAAGCTATCATTTCTGATGTTGATGACTTGAAGGATGAGTTCTCATATGAGGCTCATCGGCAACAAGCAATGGCTGATAGTGAGGTGATGAAGAAGGTATGTACTTTCTTCTCAACCTCAAACCAAGTTGTCTTTAGGCACAAGAGAGGTCACAAAATAAAAGCTATTAAGGAAAGACTGATTGCTATTAGCGATGATAAACCCTTTCATTTGGAAGAGAAAGTTGTCACTACAGGGAGAGAGCCTACTCATTCATATGTACCTGAAAATGAAGTTATTGGGAGGGATAGAGATGGAATGGcaattatggaaattctattgGATTCTAATGTTGATGAGAATGTATCAGTGATTTCCATAGTTGGTAGTGGAGGATTAGGAAAAACCACACCTACTCAATTGGTGTATAATGATGATAAGATCAAAAGGCATTTTGATTTAAGAATGTGGGTGTATGTCTCTAATGATTTCAATGTGAAATCACTAGTTGAGAAAATCATTAAATCTGCAACTAATAGGGGTCTAGAAAACTTAGAGATGGATCAATTACAAAAGTTGCTTCAGAAAGAAATAAATGGAAAACGATATCTCCTTGTGCTAGATGATATATGGATTGAAAATCATGAATCATggcaaaatttgaaaaatttattaaaaaattgtgCACCAgggagtaaaataataataaccactcATAATATAAAGGTTGCTGAGAGTAAGAGTAAAATGAAGCCATACATCTTAGGGAGATTGGATAAAGATGAATCTTGGTCTCTGTTTAAAAAGGTGTCCTTTAAGCATGGACAAGACCCCAACGATTCTACAATTATTGAAATTGGAAAGAAGATTGTTGAAAATTGTGGAGGCATTCCACTCGCCATAAAAACAATAGGCCGAATGTTGTATTTCAAGAATCCAGAAAAGGAATGGTCCCCTTTCCTAGAATTGGAATTCTCAAAACTCCCTCAAAAAGAAAATGACATCCTACCAACCTTAAAACTTAGTTATGATAATCTCCCATTGCATTTGAAGCATTGTTTTGCCATTTGTAAGCTCTTTCCTAAAGGTCATGAATTTAGTGTAGAGATATTAATAAATCTCTGGATGGCTCTAGGATATATTAAGCCATCGTATCCAACTAAGTCGTTGGTGGATGTTGGTCATGAGCATTTTATGGATTTACTTTGTAGATCATTCTTTCAAGAAATACAAGGAGATATTCTGGATAAAAGATGTCAAATGCATGACCTCATGCATGGCCTTGCAACACAAGTAGGAGGAACAGAGTATGTCCTTTGGCAGCCAAATAAGAAAAGTAATTTTGAGAATGATACTCGCCATGtatcatttaattttcatttagattCATTACAACGAATTCCAACTACAGTTTCTAAAGAAAATAGGATCCGAACTATTCTTTTGCTTAGCCAATCATCAAGTATAATTGAAGGAAGACGAGGACAGTCAATTTGTGATGTAGTTGTGTCAAACTTTAAGTTTGTGAGATTCTTGGATCTTCATAATTTGGAGATTAGg TTGACTCATCTCCAAACATTATCACAATTTGTATTGAAGGATGCCACAAGTACTTCTGTACGTAGGCGTAATGGTGAGGTTGGTGAGCTAAAGGACTTGATGGGATTAAATAACCTTATAGGAGAGTTGGCTATTTATAACTTGGGAAATGGGGAAGATACTAGGACCGCAAATTTGAGGGAAAAACAACATCTTATTTCTTTGCTTTTATGTTGGAAGAGTGTTGATAATTCAAATATGAAGGATGTTGACTATGAAGCAACACTAGAAGGCCTACAGCCACACCCAGAATTGAAATTATTGGTTTTacaatattatgagggtgtGAAGTTTTCAAGTTGGTTTCAATCACTTACAACACTTGAATACTTCATTGTAGAATACTGTATGAAATGCCAATATTTGCCACCATTAAATCAATTCCTTTCTCTCAAGTTGTTGCACCTTAGAAATGTGCTTGGTCTAGAATATATTTCAAACGACTCATTTACGTCGTCATCTATAGCAGTACTACCATCCCTTGAATCATTATTCTTTATAGGATTGCCCAACCTAAAGGGATGGTGGAAGGAGGAGCAAGTAGTAGTTGATAGTGAAGAAGCTCAAGAAGATCAAGGAAGTTCTTTAGGCACATTAATGAGTCACATAGAACTTTCATTTCCTCGTCTTTCtgatttcaatatttataaCTGTCTGAAGTTGTCTCTTTTGCCACTCTCCCCAAATATCAAACTACTGAGCATCCAAAACAATACATGGAAGGCATTCCAACAGGCAGTTATGACAAGGACCCAAACAACAATAAAGGAAGTAgcctcatcatcttcttctttgtttcaTTTCTCCAATCTCAGTAAGCTTGCTCTTTTCGAAGTTGAAGATCTACAATGTCTTCCAGAATGGTTGAAAAACATAACTTCTCTAAGAACTTTAGCTGTTTCTCGATGCATTAACTTGAAGTGTTTGTCTCACAGTATTCAACATCTTGCCTCCTCACTTCAAGAATTAACAATTGAGGGCTGCAAAGAACTTGACATGTCCCATGCTGATGATAATGGGTTAACATGGCATCCTATGAAAAGTAGTCTCCGCTCACTTGTCTTGACAGATTTGCCTTAA